A part of Phoenix dactylifera cultivar Barhee BC4 chromosome 2, palm_55x_up_171113_PBpolish2nd_filt_p, whole genome shotgun sequence genomic DNA contains:
- the LOC103708502 gene encoding protein RESPONSE TO LOW SULFUR 3-like — protein MAAADVEELRRRNSELEREAAEAREREVEARRELERTRERLRAVEEAEERLSVEIGELEAEAVVQARDYLLRIKALSDQLTTAHDILTSAGFHHNLVALNRSN, from the coding sequence ATGGCAGCGGCGGACgtggaggagctccggcggagGAACTCGGAGCTGGAGAGGGAGGCGGCGGAGGCGCGGGAGAGGGAGGTGGAGGCGCGGAGGGAGCTGGAGCGGACGCGGGAGAGGCTGAGGGcggtggaggaggcggaggagcgTCTGAGTGTAGAGATCGGCGAGCTGGAGGCGGAGGCGGTGGTGCAGGCCCGGGATTACCTCCTCCGCATCAAGGCACTCTCCGACCAGCTCACTACAGCCCACGACATCCTCACCTCCGCCGGCTTCCACCACAATCTCGTCGCCCTCAACAGATCAAATTAG